In one window of Chloroflexota bacterium DNA:
- a CDS encoding choice-of-anchor Q domain-containing protein, whose protein sequence is MFRIPDSLISLPYLFILTLFPILLSPGTISVVTDCSRFGPGPGTLHAALPAGGEISFECDGVILVPEIQIGSDTSLLANGHTVTLTGDYQNRIIYVNPSSALLLDGIRVSSGKAVQGGGIYNAGTLQLVDSVVAGNMVEGEHAAGGGIFNTGTVTLTNSYISSNHGGTGSTGGGIHSATGRLTVVDSVIEGNQIDAEGLGAGVYIDNGDGLFSNSSVRDNQVDVSGYGAGIVVRGARVRLTSSHITGNRAPVDGYVGGIANSGVMTFTEVLVSDNHSDQGIGGIANGGTMFLDDSNIASNGATAGETGAIFNSGFIRIAGSRVTFNQSAGPGAIVNLGTVLLEKSTVGDNAGGALYNAGLALVTDSIVEENESFAYGGGGVRNEGTLRLENSTVRNNFCALPGGGVFNSGTISMVNSTVSGNRSTSSGGGFFSSGNASMTNGTVSGNLAWQTQGGSGGGIQNAGTLTLTHVTVANNSLVGAPGVHQAALLPLLLKSSEDGDGAGIYNSGSLTMHNSIVAGHPDGDCLGASGSSLTARFTLIAGPVGTCGVSDGLDGNIVGQDPHLGPLLDYGGSTQTQPLFSGSPAINAGSNGLAVDPDGNPLKSDQRGQEFPRNLYSLVDLGAVEWRGYWLPLVE, encoded by the coding sequence ATGTTTCGAATTCCAGACTCCCTTATTAGCCTGCCCTACCTGTTCATTCTAACCCTTTTCCCCATCCTGCTCAGCCCGGGAACCATCAGTGTGGTGACCGACTGCAGCCGATTTGGCCCCGGTCCCGGCACGTTGCATGCCGCCCTACCGGCTGGAGGCGAGATATCTTTTGAATGTGACGGCGTTATCCTGGTGCCGGAGATACAGATCGGCTCCGACACCTCCCTACTGGCCAATGGCCACACTGTGACTCTGACGGGAGATTACCAGAACCGGATAATTTATGTCAACCCGTCGAGCGCCCTGCTTCTGGATGGAATCCGCGTCTCAAGCGGCAAGGCTGTGCAGGGTGGCGGTATCTACAATGCCGGCACCCTGCAACTGGTCGACAGCGTTGTGGCTGGAAATATGGTCGAAGGCGAACACGCCGCTGGCGGCGGAATCTTCAACACGGGCACGGTCACCCTTACGAATTCGTACATTTCCAGCAACCATGGTGGAACTGGCAGCACTGGCGGCGGTATCCACAGCGCCACGGGTCGCCTCACTGTGGTCGACAGTGTGATCGAAGGCAACCAAATCGATGCTGAGGGTTTGGGCGCTGGTGTTTACATTGACAACGGTGATGGGCTGTTTTCCAATAGCTCTGTCAGGGATAACCAGGTAGATGTGTCTGGTTATGGCGCCGGCATAGTTGTTCGTGGTGCCAGGGTGCGTTTAACTTCCAGCCACATCACTGGCAACCGGGCGCCAGTTGACGGATATGTCGGTGGAATCGCCAACAGCGGTGTGATGACCTTCACGGAGGTACTGGTTAGTGATAACCACTCTGATCAGGGTATCGGCGGCATCGCCAACGGTGGCACCATGTTCCTTGACGACAGCAACATCGCCAGCAATGGTGCGACTGCTGGCGAGACGGGGGCGATTTTCAACTCTGGTTTCATTCGAATCGCTGGTTCCCGTGTCACCTTTAATCAGTCAGCGGGCCCGGGCGCTATTGTCAACCTGGGAACCGTGTTGCTGGAGAAAAGCACGGTGGGAGACAATGCCGGTGGTGCCCTCTACAACGCGGGTTTGGCCCTGGTGACCGACAGCATTGTCGAGGAAAACGAGAGTTTCGCCTATGGTGGTGGCGGAGTTCGCAACGAGGGCACGCTTCGGCTTGAGAATAGCACTGTCCGGAATAACTTCTGCGCTCTTCCCGGAGGTGGCGTGTTCAATTCGGGAACGATTTCGATGGTAAACAGCACTGTGAGCGGCAACCGGTCTACCAGCTCAGGCGGCGGGTTTTTTTCCAGCGGAAATGCCTCGATGACCAACGGCACCGTGAGCGGCAATCTGGCGTGGCAAACGCAGGGCGGCAGTGGAGGCGGCATACAGAATGCCGGAACGCTCACATTGACCCACGTTACTGTGGCAAACAACAGCCTGGTTGGCGCCCCGGGCGTCCATCAGGCTGCCCTGTTGCCGTTACTTCTGAAGTCCTCTGAAGATGGCGATGGCGCCGGAATTTACAACAGCGGCAGCTTAACGATGCACAATAGCATCGTTGCCGGCCATCCAGATGGCGATTGTCTTGGTGCATCCGGGTCAAGCCTGACGGCGCGCTTCACGTTGATCGCAGGCCCCGTCGGGACCTGCGGCGTGTCAGACGGCCTCGATGGCAACATTGTCGGCCAGGACCCCCACCTGGGGCCTCTGCTGGATTATGGAGGAAGCACTCAGACTCAGCCACTATTCAGCGGCAGTCCAGCTATCAATGCCGGAAGCAACGGCCTGGCAGTTGATCCCGATGGAAATCCATTGAAAAGCGATCAGCGAGGCCAGGAATTTCCCCGCAATCTCTATTCCCTGGTTGATCTCGGTGCCGTTGAGTGGAGGGGCTACTGGCTGCCCCTGGTCGAGTGA
- a CDS encoding TlpA disulfide reductase family protein: protein MSEMRAESTWWNMLVKGIAIAVPVALIIGGAVGLFLAWNQASLPGDPMAQRLPDIELETLEGQPMNLQDLAGQPLLLNFWATWCPPCIEEMPALQEAQLAYGNNDVLIVAINQGEDRAAVQEFVDRHGMSLLVLLDEQGSARQYLDVDYLPTTFFVDSFGVIRSRWESLLEREQMRQGIRALN from the coding sequence ATGAGCGAAATGCGTGCTGAATCCACTTGGTGGAATATGCTGGTCAAGGGAATTGCCATTGCGGTGCCGGTGGCATTGATCATCGGTGGGGCAGTGGGGTTGTTCCTGGCCTGGAATCAGGCTTCGTTGCCCGGCGATCCTATGGCGCAACGATTGCCCGATATCGAGCTGGAAACGTTGGAAGGGCAACCAATGAATCTCCAGGATCTGGCTGGACAGCCTTTGTTACTCAATTTCTGGGCAACCTGGTGCCCTCCCTGCATTGAAGAAATGCCTGCCTTGCAGGAGGCGCAGCTTGCTTACGGAAATAACGATGTTTTGATCGTGGCAATCAATCAAGGGGAAGACCGGGCTGCTGTGCAGGAATTCGTCGACAGGCATGGCATGTCCCTGCTCGTACTTCTGGACGAGCAGGGAAGCGCACGGCAATACCTGGATGTTGATTACCTGCCGACAACTTTCTTTGTCGACAGCTTCGGTGTCATCCGGAGCCGCTGGGAAAGCCTTCTGGAACGGGAGCAAATGAGACAGGGAATCCGAGCGCTGAACTGA
- a CDS encoding M28 family peptidase, whose protein sequence is MQNDRPSITRWLQNNWLELLLLGILVLALYWAGRTVIALLPKAAPEPAGVPTMSAVDSLESPSETPDGATPARRFFDGTIAQGYVGSQVALGPRAVGTSGHKAVSELIVDELNRSGWLVEESPFDLGGIPMKNLIAKTGSGNAGLVIIASHYDTSPVADLDPGIENRDSPVPGANDGGSGTAVLLELARIMDQDSLNSEVWLAFLDGHYDPRGLTGEPISAGATFLAQNLSTEPDAVVLIDLAGDADQLLLIDGNSDPDLSRELWDIGERLGYSRWFVPETEPSFDNGVFDFRSRDIPAANIVDADYTFLRTSQDTTDKIRASSLDRVGRVLQEYLEN, encoded by the coding sequence ATGCAAAACGATCGACCATCCATCACAAGATGGCTGCAAAACAATTGGCTGGAACTGTTGCTGCTCGGCATATTGGTGCTGGCCCTGTATTGGGCAGGGCGCACAGTCATTGCCTTGTTACCCAAGGCTGCACCGGAACCTGCCGGAGTGCCCACTATGAGCGCGGTCGACAGCCTTGAATCCCCCTCCGAGACCCCGGACGGGGCAACGCCAGCCAGGCGTTTCTTCGATGGCACGATCGCACAAGGCTACGTAGGATCCCAGGTTGCTCTGGGACCCAGGGCGGTCGGAACCAGCGGGCACAAGGCCGTTTCGGAGCTTATCGTCGACGAACTAAATCGTTCCGGTTGGTTGGTTGAAGAAAGCCCTTTCGACTTGGGTGGAATCCCAATGAAGAACCTCATCGCCAAGACCGGTTCCGGAAACGCAGGCCTTGTGATCATTGCCAGCCACTACGACACCAGCCCGGTTGCCGATCTGGACCCGGGAATCGAAAATCGGGACTCGCCGGTACCAGGAGCCAACGATGGAGGCAGCGGTACGGCAGTCCTGCTGGAGCTCGCCCGAATCATGGACCAGGATAGTCTCAACAGCGAAGTGTGGTTGGCTTTCCTCGACGGCCATTACGATCCCCGCGGCCTTACAGGTGAACCGATCTCGGCTGGCGCAACCTTCCTTGCCCAGAACCTTTCCACCGAACCTGACGCCGTAGTATTGATCGATTTGGCGGGCGATGCAGACCAGCTTCTCTTGATCGACGGGAATTCGGACCCCGATCTAAGCAGGGAACTCTGGGACATCGGAGAGCGTTTAGGTTATTCCCGATGGTTCGTCCCCGAGACGGAGCCCAGTTTCGACAATGGTGTCTTCGACTTCCGAAGTCGCGACATCCCCGCAGCCAATATCGTCGATGCCGACTACACCTTCCTGAGAACAAGCCAGGATACCACCGACAAGATCCGAGCCTCCAGCCTCGACCGGGTAGGGCGGGTCCTACAGGAATACTTGGAGAATTAA
- a CDS encoding aminotransferase class I/II-fold pyridoxal phosphate-dependent enzyme — protein MQPAARLNNVPMYVFAAHGARLRKLQSEGLDVIRLDIGQPDMPPPDFIIEALERSLQDPKKHGYAGYAGTPALKQAIANYYQDRFGVYLDPGSEILPLLGSKEGLANIALAWLDEGDIAIVPDPGYPTYQMGAKLAGAEVYFAKLEPELGWLPDLKAIPKDVAARARLMWISYPNNPTGAVAPLSFYEEAVAFCRENAILLCSDLPYAEVSFESHRPHSALEVPDAKDVTLEFNSMSKSHNMAGWRVGMAVGNPVAVAALLQTKSNIDSGIFRPIQDAAAVGLAHDRTWMDARNAEYQKRRDMILETIRPMGLEAETPQASLYIWGKVPPGYTSRGFADKVLMETGVSITPGDAYGPSGSGYVRISVGQETDTIETALDRLQTLEL, from the coding sequence ATGCAACCAGCAGCACGGCTCAACAATGTTCCCATGTATGTATTTGCAGCACACGGTGCCCGTTTGCGAAAACTACAGTCCGAGGGCCTCGATGTCATTCGACTGGACATAGGACAGCCCGACATGCCACCGCCTGATTTCATCATTGAAGCGCTCGAGCGTTCATTGCAGGACCCGAAGAAACATGGTTATGCCGGTTATGCGGGTACACCAGCGCTTAAACAGGCGATTGCAAACTACTACCAGGATCGATTTGGTGTTTATCTGGATCCAGGTTCGGAGATCTTGCCCTTGCTCGGGTCAAAGGAAGGGCTGGCCAACATCGCACTGGCCTGGCTCGATGAGGGAGACATCGCCATCGTGCCCGATCCGGGATATCCAACCTACCAGATGGGTGCCAAACTGGCAGGCGCAGAGGTATATTTCGCAAAGCTGGAGCCAGAATTGGGCTGGCTGCCTGATCTGAAAGCCATTCCGAAAGATGTTGCAGCGCGTGCCCGATTGATGTGGATAAGCTATCCCAATAATCCCACTGGCGCTGTTGCGCCCCTCTCTTTCTATGAAGAGGCCGTGGCATTTTGCCGGGAGAATGCTATCCTGCTCTGCTCCGATCTGCCTTATGCCGAGGTATCCTTCGAAAGCCATCGTCCCCACAGTGCCTTGGAGGTACCCGATGCAAAGGACGTGACCCTGGAATTCAATTCCATGAGCAAGAGCCACAACATGGCTGGCTGGCGTGTAGGCATGGCAGTGGGCAATCCCGTTGCCGTAGCTGCGCTGCTTCAGACGAAAAGCAATATCGACAGTGGGATTTTCCGCCCGATTCAGGATGCTGCCGCGGTAGGCCTGGCCCATGACCGGACATGGATGGATGCCCGTAATGCTGAATACCAGAAACGCCGGGACATGATCCTTGAGACCATCCGTCCTATGGGGCTTGAAGCCGAGACGCCCCAGGCAAGCCTGTATATCTGGGGCAAAGTGCCGCCCGGTTACACGTCCAGGGGATTCGCCGATAAGGTGCTCATGGAGACCGGTGTCAGCATCACGCCAGGCGATGCCTATGGGCCCAGTGGCTCGGGATACGTGCGCATCAGTGTGGGCCAGGAAACTGATACCATTGAGACCGCACTCGATCGCCTTCAAACATTGGAGCTATAA
- a CDS encoding S41 family peptidase — protein sequence MENNDSNNTWKWILVLAVIAGLGFMTFFAGFGAGFGTGRVTSPQIASLKDMPFERTGPEGMNLPRITANSDLPREFDLLWEAWDALNEDFYGELPETPEMVGALVTGMLRAAEYEQDESLDLEDTSDDILEAVVETLEQQFGTLPEPSPLIYGAINGVTFALEDDYTFLRNPEQAEFFNEGLNGSFEGIGARVDTAEDGGVLIVEPFEGQPAWEAGIRRDDIILAVDDVDVTDMSLQDAIQLIRGPKGSKVVLLVRSPEQESREITVKRDRISIPAVEYEMLDNNIAYIRLGEFSTPSTRQLRDALDELQEQEPVGLILDLRGNPGGFLRTAVDISSEFIEDGPILVERFSDGEEQVYEASGNGRALDIPLVVLVNEASASASEILAGAIQDTSRGVLAGETTFGKGSVQVPHELSDGSMLSVTTARWFTPADQQIHGAGLVPDIQVERSLEDRAEDRDPQLEKAIEYLLENFGQ from the coding sequence ATGGAAAACAACGATAGCAACAATACCTGGAAATGGATCCTTGTCCTCGCCGTAATCGCGGGCCTGGGGTTCATGACTTTTTTCGCCGGCTTTGGTGCCGGTTTCGGCACGGGCAGAGTCACCTCACCGCAGATTGCATCGCTGAAAGACATGCCCTTTGAACGGACCGGGCCAGAGGGCATGAACCTTCCCCGGATAACTGCCAATAGCGATCTTCCCAGAGAATTCGATCTGCTTTGGGAGGCCTGGGATGCTTTGAACGAAGACTTTTACGGTGAGCTGCCAGAGACACCGGAAATGGTGGGCGCCCTGGTCACCGGAATGTTGCGTGCGGCCGAGTATGAGCAAGACGAGTCTCTGGATCTGGAAGACACTTCTGACGACATCCTGGAAGCGGTCGTTGAAACGCTGGAGCAGCAATTCGGCACTCTGCCCGAGCCCAGCCCTCTGATTTACGGAGCTATCAATGGCGTGACGTTTGCCCTGGAAGATGATTACACATTCCTGCGAAACCCGGAGCAAGCTGAGTTCTTCAACGAGGGGCTCAACGGCAGTTTCGAGGGCATTGGTGCCCGGGTGGATACGGCCGAGGATGGCGGCGTCCTGATCGTGGAACCCTTCGAAGGCCAGCCGGCATGGGAAGCCGGTATCCGCCGCGACGACATCATTCTGGCGGTTGACGATGTCGATGTGACCGACATGAGCCTGCAGGATGCCATCCAGCTGATCCGAGGCCCCAAGGGCAGTAAGGTCGTTCTTCTAGTTCGTTCGCCCGAACAGGAATCACGCGAGATCACCGTGAAGCGAGACCGGATATCCATTCCAGCGGTCGAATATGAAATGCTGGACAACAATATCGCCTACATCCGGTTAGGGGAATTCAGCACGCCGTCAACCCGCCAACTAAGAGATGCCCTGGATGAATTGCAGGAGCAGGAGCCGGTCGGGCTTATTCTCGATCTCCGAGGCAATCCTGGCGGTTTTTTGCGCACCGCCGTCGATATCTCCAGTGAGTTTATCGAGGATGGGCCCATATTGGTAGAACGATTCAGCGACGGAGAGGAACAGGTCTACGAAGCCAGTGGGAATGGACGCGCCCTTGACATCCCACTTGTCGTTCTGGTCAACGAGGCCAGCGCCAGTGCCTCCGAGATACTGGCCGGTGCCATACAGGATACCAGTCGTGGCGTTTTGGCCGGCGAGACCACCTTTGGCAAGGGGTCGGTTCAGGTGCCCCATGAGTTGAGCGATGGGTCGATGCTCAGCGTTACGACTGCCCGCTGGTTTACGCCGGCCGATCAGCAGATCCACGGTGCAGGCCTGGTGCCGGATATTCAGGTGGAACGATCCCTGGAGGATCGAGCCGAAGACCGAGACCCACAGCTGGAAAAGGCAATCGAATATCTACTGGAGAACTTCGGACAGTAG
- the hflX gene encoding GTPase HflX, with protein sequence MSQNETDRYYYSDQPEETAVLVGIEFKSSPGMFGVADSLAELEQLAETAGIRVLGQTYQRIARPNPATLIGSGKLEELLDMRTTLGATAVLFDEELSPRQQREIEKAIGDEDVKVLDRTALILDIFARHAKTRDGALQVELAQYEYRLPRLTRAWTHLARQAGGGSARGGAGGVGLRGPGETQMEVDRREIGRRIAHLKRELEDVRSHRERHRQRRRSASLNTVSLVGYTNAGKSTLINTLTRVASPQGDGAGVLAEDILFATLDPTTRRIALPSGRETLVSDTVGFIQKLPTTLVAAFRATLEEIAESDLLLHIVDITHPNALQQALTVGEVLRDIGITDKPLITALNKIDLLRDPDDVRESLGDQFPDAIPISAAAGWGMEELLERIEQVLNRNLLPVEVLIPYSVGDLVSLWHTHGLIQEEEHTGEGVRIQGLLPRRLWGRMQPYATKAQ encoded by the coding sequence TTGTCACAAAACGAAACGGATCGCTACTACTATTCCGACCAACCCGAAGAAACCGCTGTATTAGTCGGAATCGAGTTCAAGTCGTCGCCGGGAATGTTCGGCGTGGCCGACTCCCTGGCCGAGCTGGAGCAGCTGGCTGAAACGGCCGGGATTCGGGTGCTTGGGCAAACCTATCAACGAATCGCCAGGCCAAATCCGGCCACACTCATCGGCAGCGGCAAGTTGGAAGAGTTGCTGGACATGCGTACGACTCTGGGTGCCACCGCAGTGTTGTTCGATGAGGAACTCAGCCCCCGACAGCAGCGTGAGATCGAAAAGGCTATCGGCGATGAGGATGTGAAGGTATTGGATCGCACCGCCCTCATCCTCGATATTTTCGCCAGGCACGCCAAGACGCGCGACGGTGCTTTGCAGGTCGAGTTGGCGCAGTACGAGTATAGGCTGCCGCGACTAACCCGTGCCTGGACCCACCTTGCCCGGCAGGCCGGTGGTGGCTCGGCACGCGGTGGGGCAGGGGGGGTGGGGCTGAGAGGGCCTGGCGAAACCCAGATGGAGGTTGACCGCCGCGAGATCGGGCGACGAATTGCACATTTGAAGCGAGAGCTGGAGGATGTGCGCAGCCATCGAGAACGCCACCGGCAGCGACGACGAAGCGCGTCCCTAAATACTGTTTCCCTGGTGGGGTATACCAATGCAGGAAAAAGCACCTTGATCAACACCCTGACTCGAGTCGCCAGTCCTCAGGGCGACGGGGCAGGAGTGCTGGCCGAGGACATACTCTTCGCGACGCTTGATCCGACTACCCGCCGGATCGCGTTGCCCAGTGGGAGAGAGACGCTGGTCAGTGATACAGTCGGATTCATTCAGAAGCTGCCAACGACGCTTGTCGCTGCCTTTCGGGCAACCCTGGAGGAAATCGCCGAGTCGGACCTGCTGCTCCATATTGTTGACATAACACACCCGAATGCATTGCAACAGGCACTGACAGTTGGGGAGGTGCTACGAGACATTGGCATTACCGACAAACCGCTGATCACTGCCCTGAATAAGATCGATTTACTGAGAGATCCAGATGACGTACGAGAGTCCCTGGGAGACCAATTCCCGGACGCGATACCAATCTCCGCCGCGGCAGGGTGGGGAATGGAGGAACTGCTGGAACGGATCGAGCAAGTACTCAATCGAAATCTATTGCCAGTTGAGGTACTCATCCCTTATAGCGTAGGAGATCTTGTCAGCCTGTGGCATACCCACGGATTGATCCAGGAGGAAGAGCATACCGGGGAAGGGGTGCGTATCCAGGGCCTGTTGCCCAGGCGGTTGTGGGGGCGCATGCAGCCCTATGCGACGAAAGCGCAGTGA
- a CDS encoding S41 family peptidase translates to MQLLRTLSIAGLVLATIALIFLAGFGTHALITGSGRDPLSVASVGFAETQADLQDTDFDVFWEAWHILQRDFFGDQPDTQHRTYGAIQGLAQEYEDPYTYFIEPQPRQREREELSGEFGGIGAWVTRDESGNIRLDPMPDRPADRAGIEKEDILVSVDDTTIQPDMTADDVVALIRGPVGEQVSLQIRRGDEPALLTMAIARERLETPSVEWRMLEEVPQVGYVAISLFSDRTANELDQALTELRDQEARHLIVDLRNNSGGLLQASVDVASRFLKDGVVLFEHHSDGSEQTFRVSGGNKAPNWPMAILVDGATASAAEIVAGALQDRARAKLIGEKTFGKGSVQLVHDLSDGSSIHVTVARWLTPNGHEINEIGLTPDLEVSHEDERDAPLEEAIKHLLNQQG, encoded by the coding sequence ATGCAGCTGTTACGCACACTTTCCATTGCCGGTCTTGTTCTGGCAACCATTGCGCTTATCTTCCTGGCGGGCTTCGGCACCCACGCCCTCATTACCGGCTCGGGTCGGGATCCGTTGTCGGTTGCCAGCGTTGGATTCGCGGAAACCCAGGCCGACCTGCAGGATACTGATTTCGATGTCTTCTGGGAAGCCTGGCATATTTTACAACGAGATTTCTTTGGTGACCAACCGGATACCCAACATCGAACGTACGGAGCGATCCAGGGGCTCGCACAAGAGTACGAGGACCCCTACACTTACTTCATCGAACCACAGCCACGGCAACGGGAGCGTGAAGAACTAAGCGGAGAGTTCGGTGGCATTGGCGCCTGGGTCACCAGAGACGAATCTGGAAATATCCGGCTCGATCCTATGCCAGACCGGCCAGCGGACAGAGCCGGCATTGAAAAGGAAGACATCCTTGTCTCGGTCGATGACACGACCATCCAACCTGATATGACCGCCGACGATGTCGTAGCCCTGATACGCGGCCCGGTTGGCGAGCAAGTAAGCCTTCAAATCCGGCGCGGTGACGAGCCGGCACTGCTTACGATGGCTATCGCCCGCGAACGCCTTGAGACGCCCTCTGTGGAATGGCGCATGCTCGAAGAGGTGCCCCAGGTTGGATACGTTGCTATCAGCCTGTTTAGCGATCGAACGGCCAATGAGCTGGATCAGGCGCTTACGGAGTTGCGAGATCAGGAAGCCCGGCATCTGATAGTTGACTTGAGAAACAACAGTGGAGGCCTTCTTCAGGCTTCTGTTGACGTGGCTAGCCGCTTTCTGAAGGATGGGGTCGTGTTATTTGAACACCACAGCGATGGCAGTGAACAAACGTTCCGTGTTTCAGGGGGCAACAAGGCCCCCAACTGGCCCATGGCGATCCTGGTCGACGGAGCAACGGCCAGCGCGGCGGAAATCGTGGCGGGCGCGCTGCAAGACCGTGCACGAGCAAAATTGATCGGTGAGAAGACCTTCGGCAAGGGATCGGTACAGCTGGTCCACGATCTCAGCGACGGTTCATCCATTCACGTGACAGTTGCTCGCTGGTTGACACCTAATGGCCACGAGATCAACGAGATCGGGCTGACTCCCGATCTGGAAGTATCCCATGAGGACGAGCGAGATGCTCCCCTTGAAGAAGCAATCAAACACCTGCTCAATCAGCAGGGATGA
- the der gene encoding ribosome biogenesis GTPase Der, producing the protein MPLPIVALVGRPNVGKSTLFNRIAGKRLAIVEDLPGTTRDRLYADAEWTSVPFTLVDTGGIELTEGVDAGARRGIAPLGVASADFRREIREQAQVAIEEADVIVFMVDARDGITAGDTDVADVLRRTEKPVVLAANKADNEARRLAALEFYELGLGEPFPVSAFHGTGTGDLLDVVVKRLPEIEQDPEDDALKIAIIGRPNVGKSSLLNALIGQERSIVSSVPGTTRDAIDMRLLWENEPVVLIDTAGIRRRGRVERGIEKYSVMRALRAVQKADVVALMIDASEGVTAQDAHIASYALDEWKGVMVLVNKWDLVVKDTYTMHEFTQRIRADFKFIDWVPLLFISALTRQRVHKVIGVAQKIQAERHVRLPTSEVNRVIRRAVDRHRLPSKTGRQLKIYYATQADVAPPVFAIFVNDTELVHFTYRRYLENQIRAHYPFLGTPIKLVFRKRSEN; encoded by the coding sequence ATGCCACTTCCAATTGTAGCGCTAGTAGGCCGACCGAACGTCGGAAAAAGTACCTTATTCAACCGCATCGCCGGAAAACGCCTGGCTATTGTCGAGGACCTTCCCGGCACAACTCGTGACCGGCTGTATGCCGATGCCGAATGGACCTCAGTGCCATTTACGCTTGTAGATACAGGAGGAATCGAGTTGACCGAGGGAGTGGATGCAGGTGCCCGCCGCGGTATTGCTCCGCTCGGTGTGGCATCGGCCGATTTCCGGCGTGAAATCCGTGAGCAGGCCCAGGTTGCAATCGAGGAGGCAGACGTCATTGTCTTTATGGTAGATGCCCGGGATGGTATCACCGCGGGCGACACAGATGTGGCCGACGTCTTGCGTCGCACCGAAAAACCGGTTGTGCTGGCAGCCAACAAAGCAGATAATGAGGCGCGTCGATTGGCAGCGCTGGAATTCTACGAACTTGGCTTGGGCGAACCCTTTCCCGTCTCAGCATTCCATGGAACAGGCACAGGGGATCTTCTGGATGTGGTTGTCAAGCGTCTTCCCGAAATAGAACAGGACCCGGAAGATGACGCTTTGAAAATTGCCATCATCGGTCGACCCAATGTAGGCAAATCGTCGCTGCTGAACGCGCTTATCGGCCAGGAGCGCTCGATCGTCAGCAGTGTACCAGGAACAACACGGGATGCCATTGACATGCGCCTCCTGTGGGAAAATGAACCAGTCGTGCTAATCGACACTGCTGGAATCCGCCGCCGCGGTCGGGTTGAACGGGGAATCGAAAAATACAGTGTTATGCGTGCCTTGCGGGCGGTTCAAAAAGCGGATGTCGTGGCGCTGATGATCGATGCCAGCGAGGGGGTAACGGCCCAGGATGCTCACATCGCCAGCTATGCCCTTGACGAGTGGAAAGGAGTGATGGTACTGGTCAACAAGTGGGACCTGGTTGTCAAAGACACTTACACCATGCACGAGTTTACCCAGCGTATTCGGGCTGACTTCAAGTTCATTGACTGGGTTCCCTTATTGTTTATTTCAGCGCTTACGCGGCAACGGGTTCACAAAGTCATCGGGGTGGCGCAGAAGATTCAAGCTGAACGGCATGTTCGGCTCCCCACGTCTGAGGTCAATCGTGTCATCAGGCGGGCGGTTGATCGCCACCGCCTGCCCAGTAAAACGGGCCGCCAGTTGAAAATCTATTATGCGACCCAGGCCGACGTGGCACCACCGGTCTTTGCCATATTCGTAAACGACACAGAACTGGTTCACTTCACCTACAGACGCTATCTGGAGAACCAGATCAGGGCACATTATCCCTTCCTGGGCACGCCCATCAAACTGGTGTTCCGCAAACGAAGCGAGAATTGA